The genomic region CAGCTTTTTGGTGCTAAACTTATCCCTTCCCGTGGTGCATGGCTTGAGTTTGAAACCTCCAGCCGCGACGTGCTCTCCGTTAAGGTAGACCGTAAGCGCCGTATCCCAGTAACAACCCTCCTTCGTGCCCTTGGCTACAGCAGCAGCGAAGAGATTAAGGCTTTGTTTACTGATGTTGATACCAACCCAGACCACCAGTACATCGACGCCACCCTTGATAAGGACCCAGCTGAGAACCAGGACGAGGGTTACGTAGAGGTCTATAAGCGCATCCGCCCAGGTGACCTAGCTACTAAGGACAACGCTCGCGCCTTCCTTGAAGCCCTTTTCTACAGCGCAAAGCGCTACGACTTGGGTGCAGTTGGCCGCTACAAGATGAACAAGCGCCTTGGCTTGGATACTAAAAATGCCAAGGAAGACCGTGTTCTTCGTCCTCAGGACATCGTAGAGATCGTCAAGGAAATCATCCGCCTCAATAACACCAAAGGTGCTAAGGCTGATGACATGGACAGCTTGTACAACCGTCGTGTCCGTTCCGTAGGTGAGTTGGTTCAGAACCGTGTACGCGTTGGTATGGTGCGCCTTGAGCGCAACGTTCGTGACCGTATGTCAGTTGCTGAAATTGAGACTGTTACCCCTTCACAGCTGGTAAACAGCCGCCCAATCGTGGCTGCCCTGCAGGAATTCTTCGCATCGTCCCAGCTTTCCCAGTTCATGAACCAGACCAACCCAATCGCAGAGCTTGAACACAAGCGCTGTCTGACCGCTACAGGTCAGGGTGGCCTCTCCCGTGAGCGTGCAGGCTTTGAAGTACGTGACGTACACACCTCCCACTACGGCCGGATGTGTCCTATTGAAACCCCAGAAGGACCAAACATTGGTCTGGTACAGTACCTGGCATCCTATGCCAACGTAAATGACTTCGGTTTCATTGAGACCCCATACCGCAAGGTAGTGGAAAAGAATGGTAAGCGCGTAGTTTCTTCCGAGATCGTCTACCTGGACGCTGCCGAAGAAGAAAAGTACGTTATCGCCCCTGCTTCCGTAATCATCAACGAGGACGGAACCTTTGGTGAGAAGCGCGCAACCGTTCGTAAGTATGGTACGCCAAGCATTGATGCTACCGAGAAAATCGACTTCGTTGACGTTTCTCCTAAGCAGGCCTTCTCCATTACTACCAACCTCATCCCAGGCCTTGAGCAAGACGACGCTGCCCGTTCCTCCATGGGATCGAACATGCAACGTCAGGCTGTTCCTACCCTTCGCCCAGACTCCCCAGTTGTGGGAACCGGCGTAGAAGGTGACGCAGCACGCCAAAGTGGCCACGTTACACTTGCAGAAGTTGACGGCGAAGTGACTGCAGTCTCTGCAGACGAAATCGTTGTTACCGACAGTAAGGGTGTACAGCATGGCTACCGCCTGCAGAAGTTTGTTCGCTCAAACCAGGGAACCCTGATGAGCCAGCGTCCAAACGTTGACCTTGGCCAGAAAGTAAAGAAAGGCGATCCTATCGCTGACTCTTCTGCTACTGACAACGGTGAGCTAGCCCTTGGACAGAACGTTCTCGTAGCGTACATGTCATGGGGTGGTTACAACTTCGAAGACGCCGTGATCATTTCTGAGCGCTTGCTCCGCAATGACAACTACACCTCAATTCACATTGAGAAGTACACCATGGATGTCCGTGATACCAAGCTCGGTCCTGAGCAGATCACCCGTGACATTCCAAACGTTGGTGAAGAAGCGCTTCGCAACCTTGATGAAGAGGGAATCATCCTCATTGGTGCAGAAGTTGAATCTGGCGATATTCTCGTCGGTAAGATTTCTCCTAAGGGTGAAACCGAGCTAACTGCTGAAGAGCGCTTGCTTCGTGCAGTGTTTGGTGAAAAAGCCAAAGATGTCCGTGACTCTTCACTTCGCCTTCCTCACGGTGAGCGCGGTAAGGTTATCGGCATTAAGATCTTTACCAAGGACAACGGTGACGAACTCTCTACTGGTGTATTCCAGTCTGTAGAAGTGACCATCGCCCAGATGCGTAAGAT from Verrucomicrobiia bacterium harbors:
- a CDS encoding DNA-directed RNA polymerase subunit beta, coding for MAVAIASRRNFGRETTVLPLPNLIEVQLKSYEWFLTEGIRELLDEINPIEDFTAKALALEFREFAFDEPKLSPDEARDKNMTYKAQLKVRAVLTNRVTGEIKENDVYLGEFPLMTKNGTFIINGVERAVVSQIVRSYGVLFTSEQGADRQLFGAKLIPSRGAWLEFETSSRDVLSVKVDRKRRIPVTTLLRALGYSSSEEIKALFTDVDTNPDHQYIDATLDKDPAENQDEGYVEVYKRIRPGDLATKDNARAFLEALFYSAKRYDLGAVGRYKMNKRLGLDTKNAKEDRVLRPQDIVEIVKEIIRLNNTKGAKADDMDSLYNRRVRSVGELVQNRVRVGMVRLERNVRDRMSVAEIETVTPSQLVNSRPIVAALQEFFASSQLSQFMNQTNPIAELEHKRCLTATGQGGLSRERAGFEVRDVHTSHYGRMCPIETPEGPNIGLVQYLASYANVNDFGFIETPYRKVVEKNGKRVVSSEIVYLDAAEEEKYVIAPASVIINEDGTFGEKRATVRKYGTPSIDATEKIDFVDVSPKQAFSITTNLIPGLEQDDAARSSMGSNMQRQAVPTLRPDSPVVGTGVEGDAARQSGHVTLAEVDGEVTAVSADEIVVTDSKGVQHGYRLQKFVRSNQGTLMSQRPNVDLGQKVKKGDPIADSSATDNGELALGQNVLVAYMSWGGYNFEDAVIISERLLRNDNYTSIHIEKYTMDVRDTKLGPEQITRDIPNVGEEALRNLDEEGIILIGAEVESGDILVGKISPKGETELTAEERLLRAVFGEKAKDVRDSSLRLPHGERGKVIGIKIFTKDNGDELSTGVFQSVEVTIAQMRKISVGDKLAGRHGNKGVISIIVAEEDMPYLEDGTPIDMVLNPLGVIGRMNLGQIMETTLGWAAAKNGEKVAVPVFTSITDEQLRAELKKADLPEDGKVKLIDGRTGEAYEQTVTVGINYMLKLSHLVDDKMHARSVGPYSMITQQPLGGKAQMGGQRFGEMEVWALEAYGAAHTLQEMLTVKSDDTVGRAKAYESIIRGEEIQKPSIPESFNVLVRELQGLGLEVNLITEDGEMIEPVEKPKVPVKPTPAHAIPDSDDDMDEEEEDGDDFEEEVVPAEEQLDEELTEIGASLEEEVPTETEEEAE